The following proteins are co-located in the Macadamia integrifolia cultivar HAES 741 chromosome 3, SCU_Mint_v3, whole genome shotgun sequence genome:
- the LOC122074958 gene encoding uncharacterized protein LOC122074958, with translation MDKEVFLASSDSSLMSDVTGVLRAAIKLPSRNRKLTVLVTILLLFPFSILVTFHAVLAGPLLQKLEDFNDSPSTAQKDAWILVCLEFVFSVIFCVISLFGMAATINSSSATYQGNFIRFRELLLMIQATWKRLIITGLYFLLITIAYVFLCLMMLEAFILITSVGATVAWISIVGISATLLYLYPATVFMLGLVISILEDCYGMKALGKARELIKGRKVQGFVLMLFLELLSTPISFLLILLTVDDDDDLGAMTQIAFGSVFTFLFCIVRLFAFVVYTLFYYECKKGHEENVPIELWSTGYNVNPISFD, from the coding sequence atggATAAGGAGGTCTTCCTAGCTTCTAGTGATTCATCTCTAATGTCGGATGTAACTGGAGTCCTGAGAGCAGCCATCAAGCTTCCTTCTAGAAATAGGAAACTCACGGTATTGGTCACAATCctccttctttttcccttctccatCCTTGTTACATTTCATGCTGTCTTAGCTGGGCCTCTGCTACAAAAGCTTGAGGACTTCAATGACAGCCCTTCTACAGCCCAGAAAGATGCCTGGATCTTGGTGTGTCTTGAATTTGTTTTCTCAGTAATCTTCTGTGTCATTTCTCTATTTGGTATGGCTGCAACAATAAattcatcttctgcaacttacCAAGGTAACTTTATAAGATTTAGGGAGTTGTTATTGATGATCCAAGCAACATGGAAAAGGTTGATCATCACAGGGCTATATTTTTTGCTAATCACCATTGCTTATGTGTTTCTCTGTCTGATGATGCTTGAGGCCTTCATTTTAATTACTTCTGTTGGTGCCACTGTTGCCTGGATTAGCATTGTGGGTATTTCTGCTACATTATTATATCTTTACCCAGCCACTGTTTTTATGTTGGGTCTTGTGATCTCAATTCTAGAGGACTGTTATGGAATGAAAGCACTTGGGAAAGCTAGGGAACTCATCAAGGGTAGAAAGGTTCAAGGGTTTGTTCTGATGTTGTTTCTAGAGCTACTGAGCACTCCAATTTCCTTTCTGTTGATTCTTCTCACagtggatgatgatgatgatcttgGAGCAATGACTCAGATTGCTTTTGGTTCTGTTTTCACTTTCCTCTTTTGTATTGTAAGGCTTTTTGCCTTTGTTGTTTACACTCTCTTCTATTATGAATGCAAGAAGGGTCATGAAGAGAATGTACCAATTGAATTGTGGAGCACTGGGTACAATGTTAATCCCATCAGCTTTGATTAA
- the LOC122074702 gene encoding uncharacterized protein LOC122074702, translating to MASIFPSDLQCASRLVPRSQLKISKKGKVMLSIIVLTILSYSVLLLSDHYIQYPVIMDFITRVLLLGTEKRRSPERTKLLTEIKEDARNIVTIQLLFTIGFCLVSLFSMTATICVSAMARARKNLTFKELVLKIKRTWTRTLITLFYVTLLGSGYALLVLASVGILLVFSDGLLVFLVLGILIALLGWFLLTLYVAVNWGMGLVISVVEEGCYGLEALGRAAEVTKGRMLHIQGFIINLIFALICGTILRVLGHKFITSLLVERRLVILLIMVNLFCLVKIIYFMVYTMFYHHCKKSHQEVIKVQ from the coding sequence ATGGCTTCCATCTTCCCTTCTGATCTGCAATGTGCTTCAAGACTTGTACCAAGATCTCAactcaaaatctccaaaaagggGAAGGTCATGCTCTCCATCATCGTCCTTACCATCCTCTCTTACTCTGTTCTCTTGTTGTCTGATCATTACATCCAATACCCTGTCATCATGGATTTCATCACCAGAGTTCTTCTCTTGGGTACAGAGAAACGCAGAAGCCCTGAACGCACCAAATTGCTCACCGAAATCAAAGAAGACGCCAGAAATATTGTTACAATTCAACTCCTCTTCACGATTGGGTTTTGTTTGGTCTCCCTTTTCTCCATGACTGCTACAATCTGTGTTTCAGCCATGGCTAGAGCTAGGAAGAACCTAACCTTCAAGGAGCTTGTTTTGAAGATCAAAAGAACATGGACCAGAACACTGATCACTCTGTTCTACGTGACCCTTTTGGGTTCTGGTTATGCCCTTTTGGTTTTGGCTTCAGTGGGTATTCTTTTGGTGTTTTCTGATGGTCTGCTTGTCTTTCTTGTCCTTGGCATTTTGATAGCTCTTTTGGGGTGGTTTCTGCTTACTCTGTACGTGGCTGTAAACTGGGGAATGGGGCTAGTGATTTCAGTTGTGGAAGAAGGATGCTATGGCTTGGAGGCTCTGGGGAGAGCTGCAGAGGTCACCAAGGGAAGGATGCTACATATCCAGGGCTTCATCATCAACCTTATATTTGCCTTGATTTGTGGAACCATTTTAAGGGTTCTTGGTCACAAGTTTATAACAAGTTTACTAGTAGAAAGGAGATTGGTGATCTTGCTGATTATGGTGAACTTGTTTTGCCTGGTCAAGATCATCTATTTCATGGTCTACACTATGTTCTATCACCATTGTAAGAAAAGCCATCAAGAAGTAATAAAAGTTCAATGA
- the LOC122074228 gene encoding uncharacterized protein LOC122074228 has protein sequence MSKELLLNSSDHLSAVGILREALQILRRNGKLVVSIALFSLLSNCLLFLGNHFSIEPFLFDLVMNIFQLRTHQPDTPEYHTLVIAIKKDVGVLLGNELIIAVAMWVVFLFSMIATVYASAVTYSGKKATPKEVLTQTGRSWHGPAITWFYISLMSVGCSVLILIMFGVLTMIANGSIPLYSVMHYFPLVTLALFMVLLVLSVNLYLGMVWMVGVVVSVLEDGCYGMEALGKAEELMVGRKLQGYVVTLVLGLVLVLVSGFVGYEAGDVKISAKFGAGLHFMLTNIICLWKMYGAMVYTLLYFECKKIHGEEVKVQLGSGQRMFPTVPRFTATLA, from the coding sequence ATGTCAAAGGAGCTGCTTTTGAACTCCTCTGATCATTTGAGTGCTGTGGGGATTCTTAGAGAAGCCCTGCAAATCCTTCGAAGAAATGGAAAGCTCGTGGTTTCAATTGCCCTGTTCTCCCTCCTTTCCAACTGTCTTCTCTTCTTGGGTAACCATTTCTCCATCGAACCATTCCTCTTTGATTTGGTTATGAACATATTCCAATTAAGAACCCATCAACCTGATACCCCTGAGTACCATACCCTGGTGATTGCAATCAAGAAAGACGTGGGAGTTCTTCTGGGCAATGAATTGATCATTGCAGTAGCCATGTGGGTtgtcttcctcttctccatGATTGCCACAGTCTATGCTTCCGCCGTGACTTACTCGGGTAAGAAAGCGACTCCTAAGGAGGTTTTAACGCAGACTGGAAGATCCTGGCATGGGCCGGCGATCACTTGGTTCTATATCTCTCTAATGAGTGTAGGCTGCTCTGTTCTTATTCTTATTATGTTTGGTGTTCTCACAATGATTGCCAATGGTTCAATTCCCTTGTACAGTGTTATGCACTATTTTCCTCTGGTTACACTGGCTCTCTTCATGGTTCTTTTGGTTCTCTCTGTAAACCTCTACTTGGGGATGGTTTGGATGGTTGGTGTTGTGGTCTCTGTTTTAGAAGATGGTTGTTATGGAATGGAAGCACTTGGGAAAGCTGAAGAGCTTATGGTGGGAAGGAAGCTTCAAGGATATGTTGTCACCCTTGTTTTGGGTCTAGTTCTCGTTTTAGTTTCTGGTTTTGTTGGATATGAAGCGGGGGATGTGAAGATTTCGGCGAAGTTTGGAGCAGGTTTGCATTTCATGTTGACAAATATTATCTGCCTGTGGAAAATGTATGGTGCAATGGTTTACACACTGCTCTATTTTGAGTGTAAGAAGATCCATGGAGAAGAGGTGAAAGTTCAGTTAGGTTCAGGCCAGAGAATGTTCCCTACTGTTCCACGTTTTACTGCAACTCTGGCTTGA